One stretch of Podospora bellae-mahoneyi strain CBS 112042 chromosome 2, whole genome shotgun sequence DNA includes these proteins:
- the MHF1 gene encoding MHF histone-fold complex component (COG:S; EggNog:ENOG503P5SV) codes for MADQSEDEIRERLKTALWFSIGKIVDEESMRRNTNATPQFIGALTDMVWSQIENVAIDLESFSRHANRTTVTTDDVLLLARRNQDLHSIVKDIVDKEKTRKIRAKAKGKGRA; via the exons ATGGCTGATCAAAGTGAGGATGAAATCCGTGAG CGCCTGAAGACGGCCCTGTGGTTCTCCATCGGCAAGATCGTCGATGAGGAGTCCATGAGAAGGAACACGAATGCCACGCCGCAGTTTATCGGTGCGCTGACGGATATGGTATGGAGTCAGATCG AAAACGTAGCTATCGATCTGGAATCCTTCAGCCGTCATGCCAACAGAACAACAGTCACCACAGACGATGTCCTGCTATTGGCTAGAAGAAACCAAGATTTGCACTCCATTGTCAAAGACATCGTCGACAAGGAAAAGACGAGGAAGATAAGGGCGAAAGCGAAGGGGAAGGGCAGAGCGTGA
- the utp13 gene encoding U3 small nucleolar RNA-associated protein 13 (COG:A; EggNog:ENOG503NUNT), translating to MATRQAAKTTFEVGNVIQPIYTGGSVALENGARILASTLGENAVLTELTTGKNLAEIEGDGEPISTLTITPSGSHLIVCSRSLTMRIYALTVSPEFDSIETTLVRTSKPHATPVVVLAVDRTSTLLATGAADGAIKIWDIVGGYVTHTVSGPSVLISALHFFEIAATAADTTIDRRPKKGSRKNDQDDGTNGVDSKFRLAWGTQDGKVRIFDLHKRTATPVYSDAKRKREAHESNVQSIDYSPEQHALLTGSRDKTMTMWLWGENGWQGTPMLRHELVESVGFLNEGKWMYSAGESGLLRIWDSTTHQEITAKQDPKAEGEAILSTIYLPEKSLIVCAQADYTLALYQVPKAEDISASAGEFFWEPFRRISGTHDEIYDLVYLLRDQSMMALATNSEDIRIVSVKTDSGEEGGSYFGHDVALLKGHEDLVMSLDVDWSGHWVASGAKDNTARIWRVDPANNSFECYATFTGHLESVGAVSLPKVAPPEDSEAFKNPLDHPPAFLISGSQDRFVQKRLIPRPSQPFKETTSLRRLAHEKDINALDINPSGKLFASASQDKTVKIWDTERLEVQGILKGHKRGVWAVKFAPLHTPAIQGETGGAVSGKGVIVTGSGDKTIKLWNLSDYTCLRTFEGHSHNVLKVVWLHIPTVEEDPSRKNVHFASAGADSLVKIWDANTGETECTLDNHEDRLWTLAVHPKSNTIVSAGSDSKITFWKDTTSETQTAATEAATRLVEQEQELENYIHIGAYRDAIVLALQLNHPGRLLKLFTNVVTSPTPEAGSFTGLRAVDQVLASLSDEQLFLLLLRLRDWNTNARTAPVAQRILSALVRSYPADKFSGLSVKGARGQKSLKEVLNALKVYTERHYKRMEELVDESYLVEYTLREMDALAPSLKAVKEDGEGDVDMIEV from the coding sequence ATGGCCACACGACAAGCAGCAAAGACCACCTTCGAGGTTGGAAATGTTATACAGCCCATCTATACCGGAGGATCTGTTGCGCTCGAAAATGGCGCCAGAATCCTCGCCTCGACACTGGGCGAAAACGCGGTGCTCACCGAATTGACGACTGGAAAGAACCTGGCCGAGAttgaaggagatggcgaaCCGATTTCGACCCTGACCATTACGCCTTCGGGGTCGCACTTGATTGTGTGCTCCCGGTCGCTGACGATGCGAATCTACGCCCTCACAGTCTCCCCAGAATTCGACTCGATCGAAACGACACTCGTCCGAACCTCGAAACCACATGCCACCCCTGTGGTTGTGCTGGCCGTCGACAGAACAAGCACATTGTTGGCTACTGGTGCCGCCGATGGCGCCATCAAGATTTGGGATATTGTTGGAGGATATGTAACCCACACCGTCAGCGGACCGAGTGTTCTCATTTCAGCCCTGCACTTTTTCGAGATCGCCGCGACCGCCGCCGATACCACAATCGACCGAAGGCCCAAGAAGGGCTCGCGAAAGAACGACCAAGATGACGGCACCAACGGTGTCGACTCCAAGTTTCGGCTGGCCTGGGGCACACAAGACGGCAAGGTCCGCATCTTCGATCTCCACAAACGCACCGCGACTCCCGTATACTCCGATgcgaaaaggaaaagggaggcGCACGAGTCTAATGTTCAGAGCATCGACTACTCGCCCGAGCAGCATGCTTTGCTCACAGGCAGCAGAGAtaagacgatgacgatgtgGCTTTGGGGGGAGAATGGCTGGCAGGGAACGCCAATGCTGCGGCACGAGTTGGTGGAATCTGTAGGGTTCTTGAATGAAGGGAAGTGGATGTACTCAGCCGGAGAGAGCGGTCTCTTGCGGATATGGGACTCAACTACACACCAGGAAATCACTGCGAAACAAGACCCCAAGGCGGAGGGCGAGGCTATTCTTTCAACCATCTACTTGCCAGAGAAGTCCTTGATTGTGTGCGCCCAGGCCGACTACACACTTGCCCTCTATCAGGTCCCGAAAGCAGAAGATATCAGTGCGAGTGCGGGAGAGTTCTTCTGGGAGCCGTTTAGACGGATATCCGGCACACACGACGAAATCTACGACTTGGTCTACCTTCTACGAGATCAGTCCATGATGGCACTTGCGACGAACTCGGAGGATATTAGGATAGTATCTGTCAAAACAGATagcggggaggagggcggttCCTATTTCGGGCACGACGTTGCCTTGCTCAAGGGACATGAGGATCTCGTCATGTCACTAGATGTGGATTGGTCTGGTCACTGGGTGGCCAGTGGAGCAAAAGATAACACAGCCAGAATATGGAGGGTTGATCCTGCCAACAATTCTTTTGAATGTTATGCTACCTTCACTGGTCACCTGGAGTCGGTGGGAGCAGTGTCTTTGCCCAAGGTTGCTCCTCCGGAAGACTCTGAGGCGTTCAAGAACCCTCTCGACCACCCTCCAGCATTCCTGATTTCCGGTTCTCAGGACAGATTTGTCCAGAAGCGACTTATTCCCCGACCATCACAACCGTTCAAAGAGACAACTAGTCTCAGGAGATTGGCGCACGAGAAAGACATCAACGCCCTAGATATCAACCCATCCGGAAAGTTATTCGCTTCTGCGTCACAGGACAAAACGGTCAAGATTTGGGACACAGAAAGGCTCGAGGTGCAGGGTATCCTCAAGGGCCACAAGAGAGGTGTATGGGCGGTCAAGTTTGCTCCCCTCCATACTCCAGCCATCCAAGGCGAGACAGGTGGTGCTGTCTCTGGAAAGGGTGTCATCGTCACTGGCAGTGGTGACAAGACTATCAAGCTGTGGAATCTTTCCGACTACACGTGTCTTCGCACCTTTGAAGGACACTCCCACAACGTTCTGAAAGTGGTGTGGTTGCACATCCCCACAGTCGAGGAGGATCCCAGCAGGAAAAATGTCCATTTCGCTTCCGCTGGCGCTGACAGTCtcgtcaagatctgggacGCCAACACGGGCGAAACAGAATGCACCCTTGACAACCACGAAGACAGACTGTGGACCTTGGCCGTGCACCCGAAAAGCAACACGATTGTCTCGGCTGGCTCCGACTCCAAGATTACCTTCTGGAAGGACACCACATCCGAGACCCagaccgccgccaccgaagCCGCCACCCGGCTTgtggagcaggagcaggagttgGAGAACTACATCCATATCGGTGCCTACAGAGACGCCATTGTCCTGGCTCTCCAGCTCAACCACCCAGGCCGCCTGCTCAAGCTTTTCACCAACGTTGTCACCTCGCCTACTCCTGAAGCGGGTAGCTTCACCGGGCTGAGAGCTGTCGACCAGGTTCTTGCTAGCTTGTCAGATGAGCAGCTGTTCCTTTTGTTGCTGAGGTTACGAGACTGGAACACAAACGCGCGCACGGCACCTGTTGCGCAGCGGATTCTCTCCGCGCTGGTGAGGAGCTATCCGGCTGATAAGTTCTCGGGCTTGAGCGTCAAGGGAGCGAGGGGGCAGAAGAGCTTGAAGGAGGTGCTTAATGCGCTAAAGGTGTACACGGAGAGACATTacaagaggatggaggagctggtggatgaGAGTTATTTGGTGGAGTATACCTTGAGAGAGATGGATGCTCTGGCGCCGTCGCTGAAGGcggtgaaggaggatggggagggggatgtggacATGATCGAGGTGTAA
- a CDS encoding hypothetical protein (COG:G; EggNog:ENOG503NUVP) — MTLNILSAGFGVLAGPVFAKAFSSGNFFSQNSGIGEKLESAVMKGVEFGLAEAKEYAKKKTPVGLVLFPMSFYPTHFGCRNESVTEDLASQFNWIVMNWKEIVEITQRQAFSETKDGVSYLSNMMSNGKLLKVEPMNRFDTESAMVKVLYAFLIPHVWHLRAYSPVLIHAEWDCQKVGVDKFIWLQSGDKDVAKMCINNPSALLSLPWRSNDDRPQLGQLEWRFGAESNAGLARHRDSRVSIDGWAKRSHVGMVHTDEHCKKLDGVLKRHAKWENKGFDKLPDLFNGEHRNNLIEEVTNGDVKLLPGIMNIPMCDPQTVFDN, encoded by the exons ATGACTTTGAATATCTTGAGCGCTGGCTTCGGTGTGCTGGCAGGCCCAGTCTTTGCGAAGGCATTTTCGTCTGGAAATTTCTTCTCTCAGAATTCTGGTATTGGAGAGAAGCTGGAGTCGGCAGTGATGAAGGGTGTGGAGTTTGGCCTGGCTGAGGCTAAAGAATacgccaaaaaaaaaacccctgTAGGTCTCGTCCTTTTTCCCATGTCCTTTTATCCTACACACTTCGGCTGTAGAAACGAGTCCGTGACGGAGGATCTCGCATCGCAGTTTAACTGGATTGTGATGAATTGGAAAGAAATTGTCGAGATTACACAACGCCAAGCCTTCTCTGAGACGAAAGATGGGGTTAGCTATCTCAGCAACATGATGAGCAACGGCAAGCTGCTCAAGGTCGAGCCGATGAACAGGTTTGACACGGAATCCGCCATGGTCAAAGTCCTGTACGCCTTCCTGATTCCGCATGTCTGGCATCTCCGAGCTTACAGCCCTGTTCTCATCCACGCCGAGTGGGACTGCCAAAAGGTTGGGGTTGACAAGTTCATATGGCTCCAGTCTGGCGACAAGGATGTGGCCAAGATGTGCATCAACAACCCGTCAGCACTACTTTCTTTACCCTGGAGGTCCAACGATGATAGACCACAACTAGGGCAACTGGAGTGGAGGTTCGGAGCTGAATCGAATGCCGGTCTTGCCAGGCACAGAGACTCTCGGGTCTCCATTGATGGATGGGCAAAACGATCTCATGTGGGGATGGTTCACACAGATGAACATTGCAAGAAG CTTGACGGTGTCTTGAAGCGCCACGCCAAGTGGGAAAACAAAGGCTTCGACAAGCTTCCGGATCTCTTCAATGGGGAACACCGGAATAACTTGATCGAGGAGGTCACAAACGGCGATGTCAAGCTTCTGCCGGGGATCATGAACATCCCCATGTGTGACCCTCAAACAGTCTTTGACAACTAA
- a CDS encoding hypothetical protein (EggNog:ENOG503P56N) yields the protein MQLTNLLVAIMATASAVSATCHTSGVTWNDKAAARRAITDACTKGRFSVTFGIQEKIPLCVNSGGKQKMEFWVQNKANSRRNWDDADCIHRLSREVDGCNQNKGGYNNVDNWYYSSDPNEGQC from the exons atgcagctcaccaacctcctcgtcgccatcatggccaccgcctccgccgtCTCGGCCACCTGCCACACCTCAGGCGTGACCTGGAACGACAAGGCGGCCGCCCGCCGCGCCATCACCGACGCCTGCACCAAGGGCCGCTTCTCCGTCACCTTTGGCATCCAGGAGAAGATCCCCCTGTGCGTCAACTCTGGCGGCAAGCAAAAGATGGAGTTTTGGGTCCAGAACAAGGCCAACTCGCGCCGCAACTGGGACGACGCCGACTGCATCCACCGTCTCAGCAGGGAGGTTGACGGCTGCAATCAGAACAAGGGGGGTTACAACAATGTTGATAACTGGTACTACAG CTCCGACCCCAATGAGGGCCAGTGCTAG
- a CDS encoding hypothetical protein (COG:G; CAZy:GH18; EggNog:ENOG503NUVP), whose protein sequence is MLAHISFSVVFAIYNPSVLWPIPWMFTWPLQSLTPTANGTDLGSVDESEIFGRGDPGNYQSIVSDPWLLIHGVKNLVNSTSSQFLLIVSLTISHICEPSGSQIPPGAKGWSRSVGNIIFFNLSRNGILPDVEHTGSCPLPVGAMSFYTVGKYPYPVQPELSTVKDCAYKIDPSTHSRVEESMLMSFSYLASLNPCPLNACCTVGGQCGTTAEFCTVKGAPFGTPIKPRRVGCISNCGIKVINNASPPSEFKRIGYFEAWSSANKKERPCLFMDATQIPTGYTHVHFAFGEVSSNFAVGVSKLKNQFDKFVKMRGFKRIIAFCVKPGNREILATNIAKFVVNHDLDGMDLDSGYSGAPDLPDIPSADPLDGVAYLELLKLLRQKLPWTTISKVVDYIVYMTYDLHGQWDFYSPWSSPGCPAGNCLRSHINRTETLNALSMVTKTGVSSTKLIIGITSYGSVTVNEEIKKDWANITCKHPYARNSSYRESDRWKTLKIDEAWKNVVGKWDACAKSGMPFPVFVSRLLNGPDGMYCGSISSTNNCLATVECSDESERRPAAALLLSSFVKLAGIYYELYDGIQAA, encoded by the exons ATGCTAGCCCACATATCCTTTTCTGTGGTATTCGCCATCTACAACCCTAGCGTTCTCTGGCCCATCCCCTGGATGTTTACATGGCCGCTTCAGTCACTAACGCCAACTGCGAATGGAACTGATCTCGGCTCAGTCGACGAAAGTGAGATTTTTGGGCGGGGCGATCCTGGGAACTACCAAAGCATCGTGTCAGACCCTTGGCTGCTCATCCACGGCGTAAAGAATCTGGTCAACTCAACCTCGTCACAGTTCCTCCTAATAGTCTCCCTGACAATCAGCCATATTTGTGAACCCAGCGGATCACAGATTCCTCCAGGGGCCAAGGGGTGGAGCCGCTCAGTcggcaacatcatcttcttcaacctctcgAGGAACGGCATCTTACCGGACGTTGAGCATACGGGATCTTGCCCTTTGCCAGTTGGTGCCATGAGCTTCTATACAGTGGGAAAATACCCCTACCCAGTGCAGCCGGAACTTTCAACTGTCAAGGACTGCGCCTACAAGATCGACCCAAGCACACATTCAAGAGTGGAGGAAAGCATGCTCATGAGTTTCTCGT ATCTTGCGTCTCTCAATCCATGCCCGCTCAATGCCTGCTGCACTGTCGGGGGTCAATGTGGCACGACAGCCGAGTTCTGCACCGTCAAAGGTGCCCCATTCGGTACTCCTATCAAGCCGCGAAGGGTCGGGTGCATCTCCAACTGTGGGATTAAGGTCATCAACAATGCTTCCCCTCCGTCAGAGTTCAAGAGGATAGGCTACTTTGAAGCCTGGAGCTCGGCTAACAAAAAGGAGCGGCCTTGCCTGTTTATGGATGCCACCCAGATTCCGACAGGATACACACATGTGCATTTTGCCTTTGGGGAGGTATCCTCCAACTTTGCCGTGGGTGTCAGCAAGCTCAAAAACCAGTTCGACAAGTTTGTGAAGATGAGAGGCTTCAAGAGAATCATTGCCTTCT GCGTCAAACCGGGTAACAGGGAGATTTTGGCCACCAACATCGCCAAGTTCGTCGTGAACCATGATTTGGATGGCATGGATCTCGATTCGGGGTATTCAGGTGCGCCAGATCTCCCTGATATTCCTAGTGCCGACCCGCTCGATGGAGTGGCATATCTGGAACTCCTGAAGTTGTTGAGACAGAAGCTTCCGTG GACAACA ATCAGCAAGGTCGTCGATTACATTGTGTACATGACTTACGACTTGCATGGCC AATGGGACTTTTACAGTCCTTGGTCCTCTCCAGGCTGCCCAGCAGGCAACTGTCTTCGCTCACACATCAACAGGACGGAAACCCTCAATGCACTTTCGATGGTCACCAAAACTGGCGTCTCATCAaccaagctcatcatcgGCATTACCAGCTATG GTTCCGTCACTGTCAAtgaggagatcaagaaagACTGGGCCAACATCACCTGCAAACACCCCTACGCGAGGAACAGCAGTTACAGGGAGTCAGACCGTTGGAAAACCCTCAAGATTGATGAGGCTTGGAAGAATGTTGTTGGTAAGTGGGACGCTTGCGCAAAGTCCGGCATGCCTTTCCCTGTTTTTGTGAGCCGTCTTCTCAACGGTCCCGATGGCATGTACTGCGGCTCGATATCCTCCACAAACAACTGCCTTGCAACAGTCGAATGCAGTGACGAATCCGAACGCCGGCCGGCAGCAGCTCTCCTTTTGAGTTCATTTGTGAAGCTTGCTGGGATCTATTACGAGCTTTACGATGGAATCCAAGCAGCTTAG
- a CDS encoding hypothetical protein (EggNog:ENOG503P75Z) — translation MGLLEPLVSMALGRSPYDEVIFPNTSQQNEQDNEHDGYRQLYDERGRPINPETRRINRDVVRSHNEVMTVIGVAEPDNGPDDAHAMSSHQHNVYEDRWGNRLLNLGGVLDTACVWGVNGMRQRILLYKRYSRVPFKETFALARQDQSLAAHFLGGLPAFGLNAVIDRMVAPKVKEYPILGYASMYIRLHLVVYTTFQRFGIIPATELLPNWRFFIPGSSISPIVVPPLPTSLCPVGILKWIGGTLLGVAPLGGFFAYMIVYNHVAKFFRMQIINNLPLPNNPRPAKRRALQDITPLPPTFTLEIPPPVDQHPVVSGSSSTPPPATAPTQQQQQQPTTRTAEVPPRRQSITTTTTPGAGIPLVTDDYASEEEELEVSATLISFDVEAADSSNTLSGNFSSNPAETINSANPGIWSAELRPNPSENNRAAQASRERTFRDNKLRRLPAALATDVFAIGPSRLIMSPFAALCWTAMIRPYLARAGRWEELEGVNEIGLWGAFSWEGVSSLVGMELVLFNLMGSVWTVVSGLAWTVKMDEDEWEECGEGLRWEEQEGEVER, via the exons ATGGGTCTTCTGGAGCCCCTAGTCTCAATGGCTCTG GGACGATCTCCTTATGACGAGGTAATCTTCCCAAATACCTCCCAGCAAAATGAACAAGACAACGAGCATGATGGATATCGTCAACTATACGATGAGCGGGGTCGCCCAATCAACCCGGAAACCCGGCGCATCAACAGAGATGTCGTTCGGTCGCATAACGAAGTCATGACGGTGATAGGTGTCGCTGAGCCTGACAACGGCCCCGATGATGCTCATGCAATGTCCTCTCATCAGCATAATGTCTATGAGGACAGGTGGGGAAATAGACTGCTCAATCTAGGCGGTGTTCTTGATACGGCCTGTGTCTGGGGCGTGAATGGCATGAGACAGCGCATTTTG CTATACAAACGGTACAGTCGAGTGCCATTCAAAGAGACATTCGCCCTCGCCAGACAGGATCAATCTCTAGCTGCACACTTCTTGGGCGGCTTGCCAGCATTTGGCCTGAATGCAGTGATCGATCGCATGGTAGCCCCAAAGGTCAAGGAATACCCAAT ACTTGGCTATGCCTCCATGTATATCCGTCTCCACCTGGTTGTGTACACCACGTTCCAACGCTTCGGCATCATTCCGGCAACCGAACTTCTTCCCAACTGGAGATTCTTCATCCCCGGCTCAAGCATATCACCTATTGTCGTCCCACCACTGCCAACATCCCTCTGTCCAGTCGGAATTCTCAAATGGATAGGCGGCACCCTCCTCGGCGTTGCCCCCCTCGGTGGATTCTTCGCCTACATGATCGTCTACAACCACGTCGCCAAGTTCTTCCGAATGCAGATTATAAACAATCTACCACTCCCAAATAACCCGCGGCCGGCGAAACGCAGAGCGCTTCAGGATATCACTCCGCTCCCGCCGACCTTTACACTCGAGATCCCTCCCCCTGTTGATCAACATCCCGTTGTCAGCggctcatcatccaccccaccacctgccACCGCACCCacgcaacaacaacaacaacaacccaccactcGCACCGCGGAGGTTCCCCCCCGAAGACAAAGCataacaaccaccaccaccccgggCGCCGGCATCCCCCTTGTAACGGACGACTACGCctcagaggaagaagagctAGAAGTCAGCGCaaccctcatctccttcGACGTCGAAGCAGCTGACtcttccaacaccctcagcGGTAActtcagcagcaaccccGCCGAAACAATCAACTCGGCCAACCCAGGCATATGGTCTGCCGAGCTCCGCCCCAATCCATCGGAAAACAACCGTGCCGCCCAGGCAAGCAGGGAGCGCACCTTTCGGGACAATAAACTGAGACGATTACCTGCTGCGCTGGCGACGGATGTGTTTGCTATTGGGCCGTCAAGGTTGATCATGAGCCCGTTTGCAGCGTTGTGCTGGACGGCGATGATTAGGCCTTACttggcgagggcggggaggtgggaggagttggagggggtgaacGAGATTGGACTTTGGGGGGCGTTtagctgggagggggtttcgagcttggtggggatggagttggtgttgtttaATTTGATGGGGAGCGTTTGGACGGTGGTGAGTGGGTTGGCGTGGACGGtgaagatggatgaggacgagTGGGAGGAGTGTGGGGAGGGGTTAAGGTGGGAGGAAcaagagggggaggtggagagatGA
- a CDS encoding hypothetical protein (COG:U; EggNog:ENOG503P6S8) yields the protein MDDLANLATTIGDRFTTNLKSTLDNMSPQKWIRVIIVAGAYLLLRPYLMKLGGRAQMASYEDEHAATEAEFAAKAKAKISPNELRGKVHIPEDTDSEGEDAEGGSTAADWGKKARRRQRDMIKKLLEAEERRLQESKEEEEDKDIEEFLIKD from the exons ATGGAcgacctcgccaacctcgccaccaccatcggcgaccgcttcaccaccaacctcaagtCCACCCTCGACAACATGTCCCCCCAAAAATGGATCCGAGTCATCATCGTAGCCGGCGCCT acctcctcctccgcccttACCTGATGAAACTCGGCGGCCGCGCCCAAATGGCCTCCTACGAAGACGAGCACGCAGCGACAGAAGCCGAGTTcgccgccaaggccaaggccaaaaTCTCCCCCAACGAGCTCCGGGGCAAAGTCCACATACCCGAAGACACAGACTCTGAAGGTGAAGACGCAGAGGGCGGGTCAACTGCCGCTGACTGGGGCAAAAAGGCGAGGCGGAGACAGAGGGATATGATCaagaagctgctggaggcTGAAGAAAGAAGATTGCAGGAGAgtaaagaggaggaggaggataaggaCATTGAGGAGTTTCTGATCAAGGATTAA
- the RAM2 gene encoding CAAX geranylgeranyltransferase alpha subunit (BUSCO:EOG09263Z41; EggNog:ENOG503NV0Q; COG:O) yields the protein MPPKGKATQKPKAGSSTTTITTTKPSAPAAPSTNNTNNNASKQPEKEEPSTVAELSRYHFELCHPFEGKRSTTQANQLVWFASRLVTRLPVRFLGAKGQKDLWKTVNEHSLPARGFNLRKYKKRQQQHKGVDSRGRDIGEYTAKEWGIRQEKRVTLSCLQLQSQRFRELRDRQKRGFVDRQTGDQVLVTDSEYTEEKQRRGEMEKLSRELYGVEGMAKQGKLALDPEWDDVVPIVMEDPENALAAIAYSPDYAEAMSYLRAVMSAKEYSPRSLKLTEYIIKLNPAHYTVWLFRAANIFAMKLPIPDEITWLNQIALESLKNYQIWHHRNLLVEHYHPSIASDPPALASFATSEREFLTQILAQDTKNYHVWSYRSWMVGKLGMWGNPEELRSTEELIEQDVRNNSAWSHRFYLVFSDPENCTPGEKYAVTEADPKVPGEIVDREVAYAEEKIRLAPQNQSGWNYLRGVLVKGGRGFSSVREFAEEFVKGLGEGEEAEEVRSSHALDLLAEVYKELGERERADLCLRRLMEKWDRIRGGYWQWRREGLGLAEVAA from the exons ATGCCACCCAAAGGAAAAGCGACGCAAAAGCCCAAAGCGGGAAGTT ccaccaccaccatcaccaccaccaaaccatcAGCTCCGGCTGCACCTAgtaccaacaacaccaacaacaacgctTCCAAACAACCAGAAAAGGAGGAACCTTCCACCGTCGCCGAGTTATCGAGATATCATTTTGAGCTTTGTCACCCGTTCGAGGGAAAGAGATCGACGACGCAGGCGAATCAGCTTGTCTGGTTTGCTTCACGGCTTGTCACCCGGCTGCCGGTTCGGTTTTTGGGTGCAAAGGGGCAGAAGGATTTGTGGAAGACGGTTAATGAGCACTCGCTTCCTGCTAGGGGCTTTAATCTGAGGAAATATAAGaaacggcagcagcaacataaAGGTGTTGATTCACGGGGGAGGGATATCGGGGAGTATACCGCCAAGGAGTGGGGAATACGGCAGGAGAAGAGAGTGACGTTGTCTTGTCTGCAGCTGCAGTCGCAGAGGTTTAGGGAGCTGAGGGATAGGCAAaagagggggtttgtggacCGCCAGACGGGGGATCAGGTTTTGGTTACTGATTCAGAGTATACTGAGGAAAAGCAACGACGgggagagatggagaagcTAAGCAGGGAGTTGTACGGCGTGGAGGGGATGGCGAAGCAGGGGAAGCTGGCGCTGGATCCGGAGTGGGATGACGTGGTGCCGATTGTGATGGAGGATCCGGAGAACGCCCTGGCGGCGATTGCGTATTCTCCTGACTACGCTGAAG CAATGTCCTACCTCCGCGCCGTCATGTCGGCAAAAGAGTACTCCCCACGCTCCCTCAAGCTGACCGAGTACATCATCAAACTCAACCCGGCGCACTACACCGTCTGGCTCTTCCGCGCGGCCAACATCTTCGCCATGAAGCTCCCCATCCCGGACGAGATCACCTGGCTCAACCAGATCGCGCTGGAGAGCCTGAAAAACTACCAGATCTGGCACCACCGGAATTTGTTGGTAGAACActaccacccctccatcgcGTCTGACCCTCCGGCGCTGGCATCGTTTGCTACTTCGGAAAGGGAGTTTCTGACCCAGATATTGGCGCAAGACACAAAGAACTACCACGTGTGGAGCTACCGCTCCTGGATGGTGGGCAAGCTGGGGATGTGGGGGAACCCGGAGGAGCTGAGGAGCACAGAGGAGCTGATTGAGCAGGATGTGAGGAACAATTCGGCTTGGTCGCATAGGTTTTATTTGGTGTTTTCCGATCCGGAGAACTGCACGCCTGGAGAAAAGTATGCGGTTACCGAGGCGGACCCAAAGGTGCCCGGGGAGATTGTTGATCGGGAGGTGGCTTatgcggaggagaagattaGGTTGGCGCCGCAGAATCAGTCGGGATGGAATTActtgaggggggtgttggttaaaggggggagggggtttagTTCTGTGAGGGAGTTTGCCGAGGAGTTTGTCAAGGGGttgggcgagggggaggaagcggaggaggtgaggtcgAGTCATGCGTTGGATTTGTTGGCCGAGGTTTATAAAgagttgggggagagggagagggcggatttgtgcttgaggaggttgatggagaagTGGGATCGGATTAGGGGGGGTTATTggcagtggaggagggaggggttggggttggcggaggtTGCTGCTTGA